A single region of the Chryseobacterium sp. 6424 genome encodes:
- a CDS encoding ABC transporter permease, with protein MSETPQQWTETIEARHSLFDLKLREVWRYRDLVYMFVKRDFVAGFKQTILGPLWFFINPILTTIVYLVIFGNIANLSTDGVPKILFYLAGVTLWNYFSSCLTGTSNVFTGNAAIFGKVYFPRLVMPLTIVISNLMRFGVQFLLFLIVFIYYLIQGEVQPNLWILATPLLIFLMGCFALGMGMIFSSLTTKYRDLQMLLGFGVSLYMYATPVVYPLSALSGVWKKLAYYNPLTGIFECFKYGWLGSGDFSPALLGISSAIIFALLALGTVVFNKVEKSFMDTV; from the coding sequence ATGAGCGAAACTCCGCAGCAATGGACAGAAACTATTGAAGCACGCCATTCACTCTTCGACCTGAAACTTCGTGAAGTATGGCGTTACCGCGACTTGGTCTACATGTTCGTGAAGCGCGATTTTGTGGCCGGATTTAAACAGACCATCCTAGGCCCGCTGTGGTTTTTCATCAACCCGATCCTTACTACCATCGTTTATCTGGTCATCTTCGGAAACATCGCGAACCTCTCTACAGACGGCGTTCCGAAAATTCTTTTCTATCTGGCCGGCGTTACCCTTTGGAATTATTTTTCAAGTTGCCTCACCGGAACTTCAAATGTCTTCACAGGCAATGCGGCAATCTTCGGTAAAGTGTATTTTCCGCGGCTCGTGATGCCGCTCACGATCGTGATCTCCAATCTGATGCGCTTTGGCGTACAGTTTCTGCTGTTTTTAATTGTTTTTATTTATTATTTAATTCAGGGTGAAGTGCAGCCAAATCTTTGGATTTTGGCGACACCTCTCTTAATATTTTTAATGGGTTGCTTCGCACTTGGGATGGGGATGATCTTTTCATCACTCACCACAAAATACCGCGACCTGCAAATGCTTTTAGGCTTCGGCGTAAGTCTTTATATGTACGCGACACCCGTGGTTTACCCGCTTTCAGCACTCTCTGGAGTGTGGAAAAAACTGGCCTACTACAATCCGCTAACCGGAATCTTTGAGTGTTTCAAGTATGGCTGGCTTGGGTCCGGAGATTTTTCACCCGCTCTTTTGGGCATCAGTTCAGCCATTATTTTTGCATTATTAGCTCTCGGGACGGTGGTTTTCAATAAGGTTGAGAAAAGCTTCATGGACACTGTGTAA
- a CDS encoding polysaccharide ABC transporter ATP-binding protein, translated as MLALKAENISKQYRLGQVGTGTLSHDLNRFWHQLRGKEDPYLKIGEANDRSTKGDSEYVWSLRDINFEIEQGDAVGIIGRNGAGKSTLLKLLSKVTKPTTGKIYTNGRIASLLEVGTGFHPEMTGRENIYLNGAILGMTRKEIMRKFDEIVDFSGVERYIDTPVKRYSSGMYVRLAFAVAAHLESEILIVDEVLAVGDAEFQKKCLGKMGVVSKGEGRTVLFVSHNMAAVKNLCDTGILLKNGLIKTHGNMDQVLNTYDLEFVSQDKIFEVKYEIQHNLEMQLLHVNLERPTEHSRLFTDDSLIFNFQVDVRVPVPKAYITLDIKDQNDELVYWTADYPTERFLKNTAGKFNLKCTLPSSLLTSGFYTATCAIYSPYSNKVIHNEPESKIRFEIEEGESSFLHQFGISRPGKTGMESRWASTEIL; from the coding sequence ATGCTTGCATTAAAAGCTGAAAATATCTCAAAACAATACCGTCTCGGCCAGGTCGGGACCGGCACGCTTTCGCATGACCTCAACCGTTTTTGGCACCAATTGCGGGGCAAGGAAGATCCGTATTTAAAGATTGGCGAGGCCAATGACCGCAGTACAAAGGGCGACTCGGAATATGTGTGGTCGCTGCGCGACATCAATTTTGAGATTGAACAGGGCGACGCTGTCGGCATCATCGGGCGTAACGGTGCGGGAAAATCGACGCTACTGAAACTTTTAAGTAAAGTCACCAAACCTACCACGGGAAAAATATATACAAATGGCCGCATCGCCTCACTACTCGAAGTGGGCACAGGTTTTCACCCCGAAATGACAGGTCGCGAAAACATCTACCTCAACGGCGCCATCCTGGGGATGACCCGAAAGGAAATCATGCGAAAATTCGATGAAATCGTAGATTTTTCAGGTGTTGAAAGGTATATTGACACGCCGGTAAAAAGATACTCTTCCGGAATGTATGTACGCCTGGCATTTGCGGTGGCGGCGCATCTGGAGTCGGAAATCCTGATTGTTGATGAAGTTCTGGCTGTAGGCGATGCCGAATTCCAGAAAAAATGCCTGGGCAAAATGGGCGTTGTGAGTAAGGGCGAAGGTAGGACGGTGCTTTTTGTGAGTCATAATATGGCAGCCGTGAAAAACTTATGTGATACTGGGATACTTTTAAAAAACGGACTCATAAAAACCCATGGGAATATGGATCAAGTCCTGAACACCTATGACTTGGAGTTTGTATCACAAGACAAAATCTTTGAGGTAAAATACGAAATACAACACAATCTGGAAATGCAGCTTCTACATGTAAACCTTGAAAGACCTACTGAACACAGCAGACTGTTTACTGATGATAGTTTAATTTTTAATTTTCAGGTTGATGTAAGAGTCCCGGTGCCTAAGGCCTACATTACTTTAGACATTAAAGATCAGAATGATGAATTGGTTTATTGGACTGCCGATTACCCAACAGAACGCTTTTTAAAAAATACTGCGGGCAAATTTAATTTAAAATGTACCTTGCCGTCATCTTTGTTGACCAGTGGATTTTATACCGCAACATGTGCCATTTACTCACCATATTCAAATAAAGTAATTCATAACGAACCAGAATCTAAAATAAGATTTGAAATTGAAGAGGGCGAAAGTTCGTTTCTTCATCAATTTGGGATTTCGCGCCCTGGAAAAACCGGGATGGAAAGCCGATGGGCAAGCACCGAAATACTATGA
- a CDS encoding glycosyltransferase family 2 protein, giving the protein MISIVTAYYNRKKLFRRTLLSIKHQQVDYSFEVIAVDDGSDDEERLEDLVVEFPFLKVIRLEKNNKWYHNSCIPFNIGFKAAKGDKIIIQNPECLHFGNILDYTDNHLDEQNYLSFGCFSLDEDITENYEKFSTEYLNKTISENSHTIEKDGALGWYNHSVYRPKAYHFCTAISKKNLQQLHGFDERFAFGIAYDDDEFIERVRQKLRVDFVDHVVAFHQNHYHPSSTSYQNRANIELLYKKNAFLAKKRNMHLNPTSFSRHLPVSLKKPFLYLELKMESLIRILQKK; this is encoded by the coding sequence ATGATATCAATTGTAACAGCTTATTACAACAGAAAAAAACTGTTTAGAAGAACACTGTTAAGTATAAAGCACCAACAGGTGGACTATAGTTTTGAGGTTATTGCTGTAGATGATGGAAGCGATGATGAGGAAAGGCTGGAAGACCTGGTTGTGGAATTTCCATTCTTAAAAGTCATCCGCCTCGAAAAGAATAACAAATGGTATCACAACTCGTGCATACCATTCAACATTGGTTTCAAAGCTGCCAAAGGTGATAAAATAATCATTCAAAACCCTGAATGTCTGCATTTTGGGAATATCTTGGATTATACAGATAACCATTTAGATGAGCAGAATTATTTAAGTTTTGGCTGTTTTTCTTTAGACGAGGATATCACGGAAAATTATGAGAAATTTTCTACAGAATATTTAAATAAAACGATTTCCGAAAATTCGCACACTATAGAAAAAGACGGTGCATTGGGCTGGTACAACCATTCCGTTTACAGACCGAAGGCGTATCATTTTTGTACAGCAATTTCGAAAAAAAATCTACAGCAATTACACGGTTTTGATGAGCGGTTTGCTTTTGGGATTGCGTATGACGATGATGAATTTATCGAAAGAGTGAGACAGAAATTAAGAGTAGACTTTGTGGATCACGTAGTTGCTTTTCATCAAAACCATTACCATCCCTCGTCCACCTCATATCAGAACCGGGCTAACATTGAACTCCTGTATAAAAAAAATGCTTTTCTAGCGAAGAAACGAAATATGCATCTTAACCCAACCAGTTTCTCAAGACATCTTCCTGTTTCGCTAAAGAAACCATTTCTCTACCTAGAGTTAAAAATGGAAAGTTTGATACGAATATTACAAAAAAAATGA
- a CDS encoding glycosyltransferase family 2 protein: MKISVIVPCYNQAEYLDECLQSVLNQTDMNWECIIVNDGSLDNTHEVAKKWLAKDDRFKYFKKDNGGVASARNFGISKTEAEWILPLDADDKIAENYLEKAIESIKKGYKIIYCKAEFFGETTLPFHLKNYSYKQLLKENLIFVSAFFRKQDWEKVNGYDETFTFGYEDWEFWIKLLKDIPDEEVLRLDFTGFFYRRKEMSRDIWINKNKLEKQRTLADIYYKHAEIYHKNFGVYHDLINSNEELRYERDELKKKTDTLLRKIRKNSISKLLFKLIEKL, translated from the coding sequence ATGAAAATTTCTGTCATCGTTCCTTGTTACAATCAGGCGGAGTATTTAGATGAGTGCCTACAATCCGTATTAAATCAAACGGATATGAACTGGGAGTGTATTATTGTAAACGACGGAAGTCTTGATAACACGCATGAAGTCGCAAAAAAATGGCTGGCAAAAGATGATAGATTCAAATATTTTAAAAAAGACAACGGCGGCGTAGCGTCAGCACGGAATTTTGGCATTAGCAAAACAGAGGCTGAATGGATTTTGCCCCTGGATGCAGATGACAAGATTGCAGAAAATTATCTTGAAAAAGCCATCGAAAGTATTAAAAAAGGATATAAAATCATTTATTGTAAGGCCGAGTTTTTTGGGGAAACTACACTTCCTTTCCATCTTAAAAACTATAGCTACAAGCAACTTCTGAAAGAAAATTTAATCTTCGTATCAGCGTTTTTCAGGAAACAAGATTGGGAAAAAGTAAATGGCTATGATGAAACTTTTACTTTTGGATATGAAGACTGGGAATTCTGGATTAAACTATTAAAAGACATACCGGATGAAGAAGTGCTCAGACTAGATTTCACAGGCTTTTTCTACAGAAGAAAGGAAATGTCCCGCGACATCTGGATTAATAAGAACAAACTTGAAAAACAAAGGACGCTTGCTGATATTTACTACAAACACGCAGAAATCTATCATAAGAATTTTGGCGTTTACCATGATTTAATTAACAGCAACGAAGAATTAAGGTACGAACGCGACGAATTAAAGAAGAAAACTGATACGCTGCTGCGAAAAATTCGAAAGAACAGCATTTCAAAATTGCTATTCAAACTGATCGAAAAACTATAA
- a CDS encoding glycosyltransferase, with the protein MLSIIISSYQPHYFSALEKNIAETIGVPYELIKIDNPGLMGICEAYNKGAKQAKNPFLLFVHEDVEFTTHHWGENLIKHLKKPNTGVVGLAGSVYVPNVPFAWWDNLSDRRIHLKQYQDEEFLEEFRLSQTENCYALDGVFLACRTDVWKQIKFSKKIKGFHAYDVDFSVRVSYFYQNIVVTDIALKHFSLGKPDTQWWRDMLKVRKHFKKPPNQKIDKKKELRYYVFLNSNMLKFYPEKRKLVLLKYCKPQYIGYKAALKNFVELLAK; encoded by the coding sequence ATGCTCTCCATCATCATCTCCTCATACCAGCCCCATTACTTCTCTGCGCTTGAAAAAAATATCGCGGAAACAATTGGCGTACCGTATGAGCTGATTAAAATTGACAACCCCGGATTAATGGGTATTTGCGAAGCCTACAACAAAGGAGCGAAACAGGCAAAAAACCCGTTTCTGCTATTTGTACACGAAGATGTGGAGTTTACAACTCACCATTGGGGCGAAAATCTCATCAAGCATCTCAAAAAACCGAACACAGGTGTTGTCGGGCTAGCCGGAAGCGTGTATGTACCGAATGTACCGTTCGCGTGGTGGGATAATTTAAGTGACCGCCGAATACATTTAAAACAGTATCAAGATGAAGAATTTTTGGAGGAGTTCCGGCTTTCCCAGACCGAAAATTGCTACGCTCTTGATGGGGTCTTTCTTGCCTGTCGAACAGATGTCTGGAAACAGATTAAGTTTAGTAAAAAAATTAAAGGTTTCCATGCTTATGATGTGGATTTTTCAGTTAGAGTTAGCTATTTTTATCAGAATATTGTGGTTACAGACATTGCGTTAAAACATTTTTCACTTGGAAAACCAGATACACAGTGGTGGCGCGATATGTTAAAAGTGAGAAAACATTTCAAGAAGCCTCCCAACCAGAAAATTGATAAAAAAAAAGAACTGAGGTATTATGTTTTCTTGAATTCTAATATGTTGAAATTCTATCCGGAAAAAAGGAAACTGGTCTTACTAAAATATTGCAAGCCGCAATATATCGGTTATAAGGCTGCATTAAAAAACTTTGTAGAACTCTTAGCCAAATAA
- a CDS encoding glycosyltransferase translates to MLSIIISSYQPHYFSALEKNIAETVGVPYELIKVDNPDLMSICEAYNLGAAKARFENMLFLHEDVEFRTQNWGEIVVNYLRKRNIGIIGVLGSDYVPNVPFAWWNLFENNFSHYTQYENGTLIGDYNLTENKKASVIDGVFMAVRKEVFNEFRFNDKISGFHGYDVVFSLNVVAKYQNIVISNIKIAHFSYAVNSLNREWMDTLIHSRKFYSVPRGQQINKKKEVFSFLKFYAYLKQFSYPKTKIIVYLLKYSKFSTLGFRGLLKSSKLIFKEILA, encoded by the coding sequence ATGCTCTCCATCATCATCTCCTCATACCAGCCCCATTACTTTTCTGCGCTTGAAAAAAATATTGCGGAAACCGTTGGCGTACCGTATGAACTGATTAAAGTTGATAACCCTGATCTGATGAGTATTTGCGAGGCCTACAATCTCGGTGCAGCAAAAGCGAGATTTGAGAATATGCTATTTCTACATGAAGATGTAGAATTTCGTACGCAAAACTGGGGCGAAATTGTGGTTAATTATTTAAGGAAAAGAAACATTGGCATAATCGGCGTTCTGGGGAGTGATTATGTGCCGAACGTTCCTTTTGCCTGGTGGAATTTGTTTGAAAACAATTTCAGCCACTACACACAATATGAAAACGGCACTTTAATCGGCGACTATAATCTAACTGAAAATAAAAAAGCATCGGTCATCGACGGTGTTTTCATGGCGGTACGAAAGGAGGTGTTTAACGAATTCCGGTTTAATGACAAAATTTCTGGATTCCATGGCTACGACGTTGTTTTTTCGTTAAATGTTGTAGCTAAGTATCAAAATATCGTAATCTCAAATATAAAAATTGCGCACTTTTCATACGCCGTAAATTCGCTGAACCGCGAGTGGATGGACACGCTGATCCACTCCCGAAAATTTTATTCGGTTCCCCGCGGACAACAAATCAATAAAAAAAAAGAAGTGTTTTCATTTTTGAAGTTTTACGCTTACCTCAAACAATTTAGTTATCCGAAAACAAAAATCATAGTTTATTTGCTTAAATATTCTAAATTTTCCACTTTGGGTTTTCGCGGTCTTTTGAAGTCTTCAAAACTTATATTTAAAGAAATACTTGCCTAA
- a CDS encoding glycosyltransferase family 2 protein yields MVQLSIIVLAYNHQDFIGKNLDGIFMQDFQGEIELIICNDASTDDTDSVIRQKIAEAPANFNVKYFSHPQNIGATPNFYFALKQATGKYLAFCEGDDYWTDPEKLSVQTSFLDQNPNCALTFHQVTNVSPHPEYDGKIFAPVEDREYSAEEIYRHWTIHTASVVMRRDVLESEAFKKTLQDPKLLYFDTILFLAASTTGKLYGISRTMSAYRRHEQGISFGFNLNKDLVHNILDQTIGNYHRGKIKSIADWQIFTRSRIGYQSALKNRDFTTAFKFIIWILKKYKILRIYLMKKWQQK; encoded by the coding sequence ATGGTTCAACTCTCCATCATCGTCCTCGCTTACAACCACCAGGATTTCATTGGAAAAAATCTTGACGGAATTTTCATGCAGGACTTCCAGGGAGAAATCGAACTGATCATTTGTAATGACGCGTCCACCGATGATACCGACTCGGTTATCCGCCAGAAAATCGCGGAGGCGCCTGCCAATTTCAATGTTAAATATTTCAGTCATCCGCAAAATATTGGCGCCACACCCAACTTTTATTTTGCTCTAAAACAAGCTACGGGCAAGTATCTCGCGTTCTGTGAAGGTGATGACTACTGGACGGATCCCGAAAAACTTTCTGTACAAACCAGCTTTCTGGATCAGAATCCGAACTGTGCCCTCACTTTTCATCAGGTGACCAACGTTTCGCCACATCCTGAATATGACGGTAAGATTTTCGCGCCTGTGGAAGACCGCGAATATTCAGCAGAGGAAATCTACCGTCACTGGACCATACACACGGCTTCGGTGGTGATGCGGCGCGATGTGTTGGAGTCTGAAGCCTTTAAAAAAACACTTCAGGATCCGAAGTTGCTTTATTTTGACACGATTCTGTTTTTAGCCGCTTCCACCACAGGAAAACTGTACGGAATCAGTCGGACAATGTCAGCTTACCGAAGGCATGAACAGGGAATTTCGTTTGGCTTCAATTTAAATAAAGACTTGGTTCACAATATTTTAGATCAGACCATTGGGAACTACCATCGTGGTAAAATTAAAAGTATTGCAGACTGGCAGATTTTCACGCGCAGCAGAATTGGCTATCAGTCAGCGCTGAAAAACCGCGACTTTACAACCGCTTTCAAGTTTATCATCTGGATTTTAAAAAAATATAAGATCCTGAGAATTTATTTAATGAAGAAATGGCAGCAAAAATAG
- a CDS encoding glycosyltransferase family 4 protein: MAAKIAFLSSQPLDDRRHWSGTMFKMYEALQEQGFEIIWVPTATFSASEEKVFSFIQKTYERVFRRRFNTHHFVLKAFLASKKTEKALQKIDFDLLFSPTYLNEIAFLKINKPIIYLNDGTFNKLIGYNPGFMGIGWLSKKITRLLEEKALKNSTHLIFSSEWAADDAHKTYGIPTEKISVVKFGANLGVPEVPLHEKNYSEPLNVLFSGVGWERKGGDIALEAIKILHKKGYCLKFKIMGCTPDVDEDFVEIIPFLNKNKPEELAEIERHLAEAHLMFVPTRTDCSPIAFCEAAGFAIPVLSTNTGGVSSIVEDGRTGFLLPEKASAQDYANLIEREILPNPDRLKQMSENARRKYDEELNWKIWGDRMKSIFTGISEKYTQIIP, encoded by the coding sequence ATGGCAGCAAAAATAGCTTTTCTCAGCAGCCAGCCGCTAGATGATCGGCGACACTGGTCCGGAACGATGTTCAAGATGTACGAAGCTTTGCAGGAGCAGGGTTTTGAGATTATCTGGGTGCCAACCGCTACATTTTCGGCTTCGGAAGAAAAGGTTTTTTCTTTTATTCAAAAAACGTATGAACGTGTTTTCAGACGCAGGTTCAATACGCACCATTTTGTGTTAAAGGCATTTCTCGCCTCCAAAAAGACTGAAAAAGCACTTCAAAAAATTGATTTTGACCTGCTTTTTTCGCCTACCTATCTCAACGAAATCGCCTTTTTAAAAATCAATAAACCGATCATCTACCTGAATGACGGAACTTTTAATAAACTGATAGGGTACAATCCGGGGTTTATGGGAATAGGCTGGCTCTCCAAAAAAATCACGCGTCTTCTTGAGGAAAAAGCCTTGAAAAATTCAACTCATCTCATTTTTTCTTCGGAATGGGCCGCGGACGATGCGCACAAAACGTACGGAATCCCTACCGAAAAGATTTCCGTCGTTAAGTTTGGCGCCAATCTCGGCGTACCGGAAGTTCCACTGCATGAAAAAAATTATTCCGAACCGCTGAATGTGCTTTTTTCAGGTGTCGGTTGGGAACGTAAAGGTGGAGATATTGCCCTCGAAGCCATCAAAATTCTGCATAAAAAAGGTTATTGTCTGAAATTTAAAATTATGGGCTGCACGCCTGATGTGGATGAAGATTTTGTGGAAATTATTCCGTTTTTAAATAAAAATAAGCCCGAAGAATTAGCTGAAATAGAACGTCATCTTGCCGAAGCACACCTGATGTTCGTGCCGACACGCACCGACTGTTCGCCGATTGCTTTTTGCGAAGCGGCCGGTTTTGCAATTCCTGTCCTGAGCACCAATACAGGCGGTGTTTCGTCCATCGTAGAAGACGGCAGAACTGGTTTTTTGTTACCGGAAAAAGCGTCTGCGCAAGACTATGCCAACCTCATAGAACGCGAAATCCTGCCCAATCCTGACCGCTTGAAACAAATGTCTGAAAACGCGCGCCGAAAATATGACGAAGAACTGAACTGGAAGATTTGGGGTGACAGAATGAAATCGATATTCACCGGAATTTCAGAAAAATATACGCAGATAATTCCTTAG
- a CDS encoding glycosyltransferase family 2 protein codes for MKFTIFTPTYNRAHLLPRLFGSLMQLDFHDFEWLIADDGSADETKSVVSEFASTAHFPIRYFWQQNQGKHAAINLGVKEACGEFFYIVDSDDWLPADALTIILKFCRNLQPGLAGVCGKKSVGNKTVNLPFDQKVCTPVQIRYQYGIAVDLAEVYRTDILKNFPFPVFKGEKFVTESMVWFRIAQHHKMLYFDEVICHCEYQPEGLSSNYRKLMENNPKGTLLYFSELLKYDIPREAKKTAARNFNSIAQLNGYSRFWIFRKLGLRNYLRIFF; via the coding sequence ATGAAATTCACCATCTTCACACCTACCTACAACCGTGCACATTTGCTTCCCCGGCTTTTCGGGAGTTTGATGCAACTCGATTTCCATGATTTTGAATGGCTCATCGCAGACGACGGTTCGGCCGATGAAACTAAAAGCGTAGTTTCTGAGTTTGCTTCCACTGCACATTTCCCCATCCGGTACTTTTGGCAGCAGAATCAGGGTAAGCATGCAGCGATCAATCTGGGTGTGAAGGAAGCTTGCGGAGAATTTTTCTATATTGTTGACAGCGATGACTGGCTGCCTGCTGATGCGCTGACGATCATTTTAAAATTTTGCCGCAACCTACAACCAGGGCTGGCCGGTGTATGCGGAAAAAAATCTGTAGGCAATAAAACTGTCAATCTTCCCTTTGATCAAAAGGTCTGCACGCCAGTGCAGATTAGATATCAATATGGTATTGCGGTTGACCTTGCAGAAGTTTATCGGACCGACATTCTTAAAAATTTTCCGTTTCCAGTTTTTAAGGGTGAAAAATTCGTAACTGAATCAATGGTTTGGTTCAGAATCGCACAACATCATAAAATGCTATATTTTGACGAGGTCATTTGCCACTGCGAGTATCAGCCGGAAGGATTATCAAGCAACTACAGGAAGCTGATGGAAAACAATCCGAAAGGGACACTGCTGTATTTCAGTGAATTGCTTAAATATGATATTCCGCGCGAAGCGAAGAAAACCGCGGCAAGAAATTTCAATTCCATCGCGCAGCTCAATGGTTACAGTCGGTTTTGGATTTTCCGAAAACTGGGCCTAAGGAATTATCTGCGTATATTTTTCTGA
- a CDS encoding glycosyltransferase produces the protein MKKTILFEVDFKDWAFYFMVKSWSLKLADEYDCYYVCNEAYRIKEVKKRGSVQIFLWNLLAAIRLFSLKIFSCDKRKVQFIHPSGNYSFPRYTKNLVVPFEDESREIEKVNFDFLVSMAYFFQYSSDIPFKGTKNLVGIFNDCFPHLGPAYDIKTKTDVNALSRGEFFERYLKHYDFLLLANDNLINAYKEYTHNLEFALGIYKEECFGVKKIKSEIFTLGWTGNPHRPVKGFFEVIEPAVEKVLATGRQVRLKTSFNASYEEMIEFYNDVDLAVIASSGDGAPTMFCEACLSHIPSVSTFIGLPSMVIQDGVNGIFINRDIDEMANAIIYLYDNRDVLEAFSKRIKHDYCEIMINEKNIAKIRNVLKKLS, from the coding sequence ATGAAAAAAACTATTCTGTTCGAAGTCGATTTTAAAGACTGGGCTTTTTACTTCATGGTGAAATCATGGTCGCTTAAATTAGCTGATGAGTATGATTGCTACTATGTGTGTAACGAAGCTTACCGCATCAAAGAAGTGAAAAAAAGGGGTTCGGTTCAGATCTTTCTGTGGAACCTGCTTGCGGCGATCCGTCTTTTTTCCCTTAAAATATTCTCGTGCGACAAGCGCAAGGTGCAGTTCATCCATCCGTCCGGCAACTACTCTTTTCCGCGATATACAAAAAACCTAGTCGTTCCCTTCGAAGATGAAAGCCGTGAGATTGAAAAAGTGAACTTTGATTTTTTGGTTTCAATGGCTTATTTTTTCCAATACAGCTCAGACATTCCGTTTAAAGGAACAAAGAATTTAGTTGGTATTTTCAATGACTGCTTTCCGCATCTTGGTCCGGCATACGACATCAAGACAAAAACCGATGTCAACGCGCTATCCCGTGGCGAATTTTTTGAGCGCTATCTGAAACATTATGATTTTTTGCTGCTTGCCAATGATAATCTAATCAATGCGTACAAAGAATACACACATAACTTGGAATTTGCGCTCGGCATTTACAAAGAGGAATGTTTCGGCGTTAAGAAAATAAAAAGTGAAATATTCACATTAGGCTGGACCGGAAACCCCCACCGCCCCGTGAAAGGTTTTTTCGAGGTCATCGAGCCGGCCGTGGAAAAAGTTCTCGCTACTGGACGACAGGTTCGCCTGAAAACTTCGTTTAATGCTTCTTATGAAGAAATGATCGAGTTCTATAATGACGTAGATCTTGCGGTGATAGCGTCAAGTGGTGACGGCGCACCCACGATGTTCTGTGAAGCCTGCCTTTCGCATATCCCTTCTGTTTCTACATTTATTGGTTTACCTTCAATGGTTATTCAGGATGGTGTAAATGGAATCTTCATCAACCGTGATATAGATGAAATGGCCAACGCGATTATTTATCTGTACGATAACCGTGATGTTCTGGAAGCTTTTTCAAAAAGGATAAAGCACGATTATTGCGAAATCATGATCAATGAGAAAAACATCGCAAAGATCCGTAATGTGCTTAAAAAGCTGAGCTGA
- a CDS encoding glycosyltransferase family 2 protein, translated as MNSSPLMDPKVSIIATFYNSVSLGNFVHKAMESLLSQTYTNLELICVNDGSKDDTLAQLKTYAAKDPRIVIIDKPNEGTAQYAKAAGQDAATGELIMLFDHDDLLSPNAVAEAVDTFQKNPELDMVGMIVKTVYPDGKIKNIHSLHFSLQNEADYKPLQISGEDALRLTIGRYDFHFRGLYRRDIFKKVSFRFTEKLLNADEIVERLILQNVSAIGSCSGIYTHFVHPDSSAKAFNIKKTDLVATDMYMRRFARKNGIYKEREAVFELVAYKNLIDAMKAFRHFRKNLPPEERERQELRLQKAFSEIERAILFKNFSGFVKRFHQVLLSNFNLFSLYYTFKK; from the coding sequence ATGAATTCATCACCTCTAATGGATCCAAAAGTCTCCATCATTGCAACTTTCTACAACTCAGTTTCATTGGGAAATTTTGTGCACAAGGCAATGGAATCGCTGCTTAGCCAAACTTATACAAACCTTGAATTGATCTGTGTAAATGATGGATCGAAGGATGACACACTCGCACAGCTGAAAACCTATGCAGCAAAAGATCCCAGAATTGTAATCATCGACAAACCGAACGAAGGCACTGCCCAATATGCGAAAGCGGCCGGGCAGGATGCCGCCACTGGTGAACTGATAATGCTTTTTGACCATGATGATCTTTTGTCGCCCAACGCCGTCGCGGAAGCCGTTGACACCTTCCAAAAAAACCCGGAACTGGACATGGTGGGAATGATCGTGAAGACCGTTTATCCGGATGGGAAAATTAAAAATATCCACTCATTGCATTTTTCGCTCCAGAATGAGGCAGATTACAAGCCCCTTCAAATCAGTGGTGAAGACGCTCTTAGACTTACAATCGGGCGTTATGACTTTCATTTCCGTGGTCTGTACCGGCGCGATATCTTTAAAAAAGTTTCATTTCGATTTACGGAAAAACTGCTCAACGCCGACGAGATCGTAGAGCGGCTGATTCTGCAAAATGTTTCCGCCATCGGCTCCTGCAGCGGGATTTACACCCATTTCGTGCACCCGGATTCTTCGGCCAAAGCGTTTAACATAAAGAAAACAGATCTGGTGGCAACAGATATGTACATGCGGCGTTTTGCCAGAAAAAACGGCATTTACAAGGAACGTGAAGCAGTTTTTGAACTGGTTGCCTACAAAAATTTGATCGATGCCATGAAAGCTTTCCGACATTTCCGGAAAAACTTGCCGCCAGAGGAGCGTGAGCGCCAGGAACTGCGGCTACAAAAGGCTTTTAGCGAAATTGAAAGGGCAATACTCTTCAAAAATTTCTCCGGCTTTGTGAAGCGTTTCCATCAGGTTTTACTGTCGAATTTCAATTTGTTCAGCCTGTACTATACTTTCAAAAAATAA